A section of the Verrucomicrobium sp. GAS474 genome encodes:
- a CDS encoding aldo/keto reductase: MNSSSPVVAGGTFTLGGDMPVHRFGFGAMRITGEGIWNYPKDREAAKRVLRRTVELGIDFIDTADSYGPEVSEVLIAEALHPYPAGLVIATKGGLTRSGPGQWAPVGRPEYLRQCVELSLRRLRLERIDLYQLHRIDPQVPVEETLGALKELQQAGKIRHIGLSEVTVEEIERAQKTVPIVSVQNLYNLGDRKHEDVVDWCEKKGVGFIPWFPIAGGDLVKPGGKLDQAAQRHGATIGQLALAWLLQRSPAMLPIPGTSSLAHLEENVAAVALRLSPAEWAEIEQGK, encoded by the coding sequence CGGCGGAACGTTCACCCTCGGCGGCGATATGCCGGTCCACCGCTTCGGCTTCGGCGCGATGCGGATCACCGGCGAGGGGATCTGGAACTATCCGAAGGACCGCGAGGCGGCGAAGCGCGTGCTGCGCCGGACCGTCGAGCTGGGGATCGACTTCATCGACACTGCCGATTCCTACGGCCCCGAAGTCAGCGAAGTCCTCATCGCCGAGGCCCTCCATCCCTATCCCGCCGGACTGGTCATCGCCACCAAGGGCGGATTGACTCGCTCCGGCCCCGGCCAGTGGGCCCCCGTCGGACGACCCGAATACCTCCGCCAATGCGTCGAGCTGAGCCTGCGCCGCCTCCGCCTCGAACGGATCGACCTCTATCAACTCCACCGGATCGACCCCCAGGTGCCGGTCGAGGAAACGCTCGGCGCGCTGAAGGAATTGCAGCAGGCCGGGAAGATCCGCCACATCGGCCTCTCCGAGGTGACGGTGGAGGAGATCGAGCGGGCGCAGAAGACCGTCCCCATCGTCAGCGTCCAGAATCTCTACAACCTCGGCGACCGCAAGCACGAGGACGTCGTCGACTGGTGCGAAAAGAAAGGCGTCGGTTTCATCCCGTGGTTCCCCATCGCCGGGGGCGATCTGGTGAAGCCGGGCGGGAAGCTCGACCAGGCGGCGCAGCGGCACGGCGCGACGATCGGCCAATTGGCCCTCGCGTGGCTGCTCCAGCGCTCCCCCGCGATGCTCCCGATCCCGGGAACCTCCTCGCTCGCCCATCTGGAAGAGAACGTCGCCGCCGTCGCCCTCCGCCTCTCCCCCGCCGAGTGGGCCGAAATCGAGCAGGGCAAGTAA